A DNA window from Helianthus annuus cultivar XRQ/B chromosome 15, HanXRQr2.0-SUNRISE, whole genome shotgun sequence contains the following coding sequences:
- the LOC110881577 gene encoding translation initiation factor IF-2-like → MAWDEMKELTRKKYCSRAEIQKLETEFWNLKMDGPKIAEYVQRFHDLSRVVPYMKKETHVESSGENKRKFSNFKKGTKGNNSGNKKRDANPPAEVKTSVVSSENKGKGYMGTLPNCDVCLLYHAGPCRYRKCENCGRNGHSKETCWVGKGRGSGGQRGNGSGSGNRGGNGTGNRNNQGGNGGNANHGGFGNQAGNGHRNHNNQGGNGNMQGCFSCGDIGHFKRDCPKNNQAQGRVFNIGAREACQDPNVVTGKVNVVADALSKKERIKPIRVRALEMIIQADLSLRIRAA, encoded by the exons ATGGCTTGGGATGAGATGAAGGAGCTTacgcgcaaaaagtactgttcaagAGCTGAGATTCAGAAGTTGGAAACCGAGTTTTGGAACCTCAAGATGGATGGTCCAAAGATTgctgagtatgtgcagagatttcatGACTTATCTCGCGTTGTTCCCTACATG aaaaaggagactcatgtcgaGTCATCTGGAGAAAACAAGCGGAAGTTCTCCAACTTCAAGAAGGGTACTAAAGGAAACAACAGTGGTAACAAGAAAAGGGATGCAAACCCACCAGCCGAGGTCAAAACTAGTGTTGTGAGTTCTGAGAACAAAGggaaaggatacatgggcacttTGCCTAATTGTGATGTATGCCTGTTATATCATGCCGGCCCATGTAGGTATAGGAAGTGTGAAAATTGTGGAAGGAATGGTCATTCAAAAGAGACGTGCTGGGTTGGTAAGGGTCGTGGAAGTGGTGGCCAGAGAGGTAATGGTAGTGGCAGTGGAAACCGTGGTGGAAACGGTACTGGGAATAGAAACaatcaaggaggaaatggtggcAATGCGAACCATGGTGGTTTTGGAAATCAAGCTGGAAATGGACACCGCAACCACAACAACCAAGGTGGCAATGGAAACATGCAAGGATGCTTTAGCTGTGGAGATAttgggcatttcaagagagattGCCCGAAGAACAACCAAGCTCAGGGGAGAGTTTTTAAcattggagctagggaagctTGCCAAGATCCAAACGTAGTCACGG GAAAGGTGAATGTCGTAGCAGACGCCTTAAGTAAGAAAgagaggattaagcccataagggttagggctttggagatgattatacAGGCAGATCTCTCGTTGCGCATCCGTGCTGCATAG